A part of Oceaniferula flava genomic DNA contains:
- a CDS encoding RNA polymerase sigma factor: MVFPITNWATISKATLNGGDEERTAMGAFIDRYWKPVSVVIQSKGVPFGRVEDLTQDFFVKLIEDDFVSRATQEKGRFRSFLLKALRDFLVDDMRKFMAQKRGGSFERVELRDDSAVLRDDQLLFDKTWAKTLFDAAIEKTAKEIIEKKGEEKWQATRYFLSGEGKELSYVELGQILGVSENAAKTHVSRLRSRLRENLREQISLTVGAPHEVDEELAFLREVMMH; this comes from the coding sequence ATGGTATTTCCGATTACAAACTGGGCAACGATCTCCAAAGCGACGCTGAATGGCGGTGATGAAGAACGTACAGCAATGGGAGCCTTCATTGATCGATATTGGAAACCTGTTTCCGTCGTAATTCAGTCGAAAGGCGTTCCGTTCGGTCGGGTTGAAGATCTAACGCAAGACTTTTTCGTGAAGCTCATTGAAGATGATTTTGTGAGCCGTGCTACGCAAGAGAAGGGGCGATTTAGGAGTTTCCTGCTTAAGGCTTTACGTGATTTTTTGGTTGATGATATGCGGAAATTCATGGCTCAAAAAAGGGGAGGGAGCTTTGAGCGAGTGGAGCTGAGAGATGATTCCGCTGTGCTCCGTGATGACCAGTTACTCTTTGATAAGACGTGGGCAAAAACTTTGTTTGATGCCGCGATTGAGAAAACGGCCAAGGAGATCATTGAAAAGAAAGGGGAGGAGAAATGGCAGGCGACAAGATATTTTCTATCAGGAGAAGGCAAGGAGCTTAGTTATGTTGAATTAGGGCAGATCCTTGGAGTAAGTGAGAATGCAGCTAAAACTCATGTCTCACGGTTGCGTTCACGGCTCAGAGAAAACCTGAGAGAACAAATATCTCTAACTGTAGGTGCACCTCACGAAGTCGATGAAGAACTCGCTTTTCTGCGAGAAGTGATGATGCACTGA